The following DNA comes from Williamwhitmania sp..
AATGTATATCCGTAAAGTGTCATAATCCTGTAATATTGGCTACCACTAGCCTATCGAAGATTTTATCACCAAAATACCTTCTGTTTAATTTGTATACGAACTCATCAAGGTACTGCTGTAGAT
Coding sequences within:
- a CDS encoding IS1595 family transposase; its protein translation is LQQYLDEFVYKLNRRYFGDKIFDRLVVANITGL